The genomic segment TCGAGCGGATCTATGTCCATGCCGATTTGCACGACGCCTTCGTCGAAGGGCTCGCCGCTTTCGTCCAGCGCAGCTTCACCCTCGACACGCCCCTCGACCCGGCCACCAATCTCGGCCCTCTCGTCCGCACCTCCGCCGCCGACTTCGTTCGCGGCCAGATCGACGCGGCCGTTGCCGCCGGCGCCCGCGCCTGCGTCGACACCTCCGCCTTCAGCCGCGACGCAAAGGGCACGCCTTACATGGCCCCGCAGGTGCTTTCGAATGTCGATCACTCCATGTCGGTTATGACCGACGAAAGCTTCGGCCCGGTCGTGGGCATCATGAAAGTCGCCGACGACGCCGAGGCCATCCGCCTCATGAACGACAGCGAATTCGGCCTCACCGGCTCTCTCTGGTCCCGCGACCTGGCCCGCGTCGAACAACTCGCCCCTCAGGTCGAGGCCGGCACGATCTTCATGAACCGCTGCGACTACCTCGACCCGGCGCTCGCCTGGACTGGCATCCGCCACTCGGGCCGCGGCACCACGCTCAGCCGCGTCGGCTACGAAGCCCTGACGCGCCCCAAGTCCTACCACTTCCGTCACGCAATCTGAGGCACCACGATCATGACCACCTTCACGGCCAACTGGTCTTACCCCACCCAAATCCACTTCGGGCCCGGTCGCATCGCCGAGCTGGGCGATGTCTGCAAGGCGGCGGGCATGTCGAACCCGCTGCTCGTCACAGACCCCGGCATCGTCGACCTGCCGATCACCAAGGCGGCGCTCGCCGCACTCGAAAAGGCCGGGCTCAAAACGGCGGTCTATTCCGATGTCCGCCCCAACCCCGTCGCCTCCAACGTCACCGCCGGCGTCGACGCTTACCGCTCCGGCAGCCATGACGGGGTCGTCGCCTTCGGCGGCGGCTCGGCGCTCGACGTGGGCAAGGTCATCGCCTTCATGTCCGGCCAGACCCGTGAAATGTGGGATTTCGAGGATATCGGCGACTGGTGGACCCGCGCCAACCCCGACGGCATCGCCCCGATCATCGCCGTGCCCACCACCTCCGGTACCGGCTCCGAGGTCGGCCGTGCCGGCGTCATCACCAATGAAGAGACCCACACCAAGAAGGTCATCTTCCACCCCCAGATGATGCCGAAGGCCGTGATCTGCGACCCGGAACTCACTATCGGCCTGCCGCCCGCGATCACCGCCGGCACCGGGATGGATGCCTTCGCCCACTGCCTAGAGGCCTATTGCGCCCCCTCCTACCACCCGATGTCCGAAGGCATCGCCGTGGAAGGCATGCGGCTGGTGAAAGAGCACCTCGCCACCGCCGTCCGCGACGGCAGCAATATCGAGGCCCGCTCGGCCATGATGTCCGCCGCCGCCATGGGTGCGGTCGCCTTCCAGAAGGGGCTGGGCGGCATCCACGCCGTCTCCCACCCGATCGGCGCGCTCTACGATGCGCCCCACGGGCTCACCAATGCGGTCGTCATGCCCTACATGCTGCGCCACAACCGCGACGTCATCGAAACCCGCATCGAACGGCTCGCCGCCTGGCTGCAACTGCCCGAGGCCAGCTTCGACGGCTTCCTGCAATTCGTCCTCGACCTGCGCGAAGAGGTCGGCATCCCCTCCGGCATCAAGGCGCTGGGCGTCACAGACGACAGCCGCTTCGACACGCTTGCGGCCATGTCGGTGGTCGACCCCACCGCCTCCGGCAACCCCAAGAAACTCAGCGAGACCGACATCAAGTCGGTCCTCCGCGCCGCCCTCGACGGCAGCTGACAGGACAGAAGGAAAGGGCAGGGGCGATGGGACAGATGCACAGATCCTTCAGGAATTCCCACATTTCTGTGGACAAGGCATCGCGTCACATCGCCTTTCTGCTCCTTCCCGGCTTTTCGCATTACTCTTTCTCCGCCGCGCTGGAACCGCTGCGCAGCGCCAACATCATCACTGGGCGCCAGCACTTCACCTGGACCCTCGTCGGCACCACCGACCGTCAGGTCACGGCCTCCAACGGCGTCACCACGCTCGCCGACCTCACCCTCGACGAACTCGATACCCCCGACGAAGTCGTGC from the Roseovarius indicus genome contains:
- a CDS encoding iron-containing alcohol dehydrogenase, which translates into the protein MTTFTANWSYPTQIHFGPGRIAELGDVCKAAGMSNPLLVTDPGIVDLPITKAALAALEKAGLKTAVYSDVRPNPVASNVTAGVDAYRSGSHDGVVAFGGGSALDVGKVIAFMSGQTREMWDFEDIGDWWTRANPDGIAPIIAVPTTSGTGSEVGRAGVITNEETHTKKVIFHPQMMPKAVICDPELTIGLPPAITAGTGMDAFAHCLEAYCAPSYHPMSEGIAVEGMRLVKEHLATAVRDGSNIEARSAMMSAAAMGAVAFQKGLGGIHAVSHPIGALYDAPHGLTNAVVMPYMLRHNRDVIETRIERLAAWLQLPEASFDGFLQFVLDLREEVGIPSGIKALGVTDDSRFDTLAAMSVVDPTASGNPKKLSETDIKSVLRAALDGS